The Rhodobacter sp. genome segment AGGCGTGATAGGGGCAGCGAAAGAACTTGCCGGTGTTGCCGCTGCGGTCGATGACGATCTTGGTGCCCTTGTGCGGGCAACGGTTGTAGAGCACATGAACCTGGTCGTCGCTGTGGCGCACCATGATGACCGGCTGGTCGGCCAGTTGCGTCGTGTAATAGTCGCCCTTGTTCGGAACCTGGCTTTCGTGCCCGACGAACAACCAGGTGTTCGAAAAGAGGTGCTTCACCTCGAGCGCGTAGACCTGCGGGTTGATGTAGAGATCGCGGTGCACCTGGCGGGGTTGCACAAGAGCGGCCATCGCCTCTCGGGTTTCGGGATAGCGCATCGTATGTCCTCCGCCTTGGTTACAGATCGAGCTTGAGCCTGGGCGATTTCGCCCGGCTTACGCAGATGTGCATCAGCTTGCCGGCGGCGCGCTCGGCGTCGGTCAGCACCACGTCGCGATGATCGGGAACCCCCTCCAGAACGGCGGTCTGGCAGATGCCGCAATCGCCGCGCTGGCAGTCATACATCAGGTCCACGCCGGCCTCTTCCAGCACCGCGATGATCGAGCGGCCGGGCGGGATCGTGAAGATCTGCCCGGTCGAGGCCAGCTCGACCTCGAAGGGTTGGTCGCCGGCCTGCGGCGCGGCGGCCTCGAACAGCTCGAAATGCACGCGGGCGTGGGGCAGGCCGGCGGCGGCTGCGATCTCGCGCGCGGCCTCGATCATCGGGCGCGGCCCGCAGACGTAGAGATGGGTGCCGGGCCCGGCGTCGGTCAGCGCCGCATGCAGGTCCAGGGGGCCGCCGGCCTGGTCGTCGTGGTGCAGGCGCAGGGCGGGACCGTGCGTATCGGCGAGGCGGTCGGCAAAGGCCATCGCCCGGTCGGTGCGCCCGGCGTAAAGCAGCGCATAGGGCCGGCCCGCGGATTTCAGATGTCCCGCCATGGTGATCAACGGCGTCACGCCGATCCCGCCTGCGATCAGCAGCGCGGGTTCCGGCCCCTCGTGCAGCGCAAAGTCGTTCCGGGGCGCGCTGG includes the following:
- a CDS encoding oxidoreductase, with the translated sequence MLSVSNRENRLVTQLTLTVIAVRQAAERVREIVLAAADGGVLPAFAAGAHIAVSLPGRAETREYSLIDFDGPKAAPRAYCLGVLLDPESRGGSRYMHDLATGDTVLASAPRNDFALHEGPEPALLIAGGIGVTPLITMAGHLKSAGRPYALLYAGRTDRAMAFADRLADTHGPALRLHHDDQAGGPLDLHAALTDAGPGTHLYVCGPRPMIEAAREIAAAAGLPHARVHFELFEAAAPQAGDQPFEVELASTGQIFTIPPGRSIIAVLEEAGVDLMYDCQRGDCGICQTAVLEGVPDHRDVVLTDAERAAGKLMHICVSRAKSPRLKLDL